The following coding sequences lie in one Mycoplasma crocodyli MP145 genomic window:
- a CDS encoding UU173 family protein, which yields MHKPKIIKFNQSSYLRSFWKVPYLVWFNNLDDNFNSLIKSLYPDYEPVELDDDDEDEQNSFWDLEFLEDGSELNNDSIEIQNKLFDEYVDQFIKYYQNKNNIDHKKVKYVSLKQNTEGRSNQTLEFYKSKDVDLIVNPVFSKTFNIKNNEVLANASFPLYDKINKKIIMLSFSSTSKMETAFKAKFYFDLLRDLNIPVDNISLVLQNPYPNSIIKKGKVDFIETYSCRTVQSKKVSDNKFVDALFNSGDVLWKDEYTNQPATFLTFCKNSTFHKSFGPTTKKADNQLGFNLMWSKTLFSEEKIESMINVINMPNYKNVIEQTIDFYIDSFEKNTALKIKDYLREKELSNDYTNQTIGSSFSFCTSDNNLESKIKKHLFTLYYGNIYGDYSTNLYRQGLKDKLAKSYHFINGNYSSNNEYVLECNSLFNKQKNWINFHALNIIKKIHVKNARTIWYDYEGFSSPIPLIDNLGGHKQLINQVSIIETINGRTTNIINTVVDPLKELKLVNLAKVLISIYSEKATNYVVFNKSYENTRNEEMLKLIKQNYFSDFNNSETIELKEYINSIGGIEKFENIVMWINNNTIDLAQCFQISTKIPGTDSSYSVAHFFDFDNDKIIDKGTEKDSFNLIKLQLIFLKELKYKYSIKKIEKLITKQNLDLKTKITPYSELVVKNGSTAMAEAIARYAGITGDNVWNDTCVNLKKYCENDVKAMIMVYEFIMFLFRSTGFDVDKYEYQLLDENLEYALNEQNKLIIQ from the coding sequence ATGCACAAGCCTAAGATTATAAAATTTAACCAATCTTCTTATTTAAGAAGTTTTTGAAAAGTTCCATATCTTGTTTGATTCAATAACTTAGATGATAACTTTAATTCATTAATTAAATCATTATATCCAGATTATGAACCTGTTGAATTAGATGATGATGACGAAGATGAACAAAACTCATTTTGAGATTTAGAATTTCTAGAAGATGGTTCTGAACTAAATAATGATTCAATTGAAATTCAAAACAAATTATTTGATGAATATGTTGATCAATTTATTAAATACTATCAAAATAAAAATAATATTGACCATAAAAAAGTCAAGTATGTTTCATTGAAACAAAATACTGAAGGTAGAAGCAATCAAACCCTTGAATTTTATAAATCTAAAGATGTTGATCTTATTGTTAATCCAGTTTTTTCTAAAACCTTTAATATTAAAAATAATGAAGTTTTAGCTAATGCATCATTTCCTTTATATGACAAAATAAATAAAAAAATTATTATGCTTTCTTTTTCATCAACCTCTAAAATGGAAACTGCGTTCAAAGCAAAATTCTACTTTGATTTACTTAGAGATTTAAATATACCAGTTGACAACATTTCGTTGGTTCTTCAAAATCCTTATCCTAATTCAATCATTAAAAAAGGAAAAGTTGATTTTATTGAAACTTATTCATGTAGAACGGTTCAAAGTAAAAAGGTTTCAGATAATAAATTTGTTGATGCTTTATTTAATTCTGGTGATGTTTTATGAAAAGATGAATACACAAATCAACCGGCAACCTTCTTAACTTTTTGTAAAAACTCTACCTTTCATAAATCATTTGGTCCAACAACAAAAAAAGCTGACAATCAATTAGGATTTAATTTAATGTGATCAAAAACACTTTTTAGTGAAGAAAAAATTGAAAGTATGATTAATGTTATAAACATGCCTAATTATAAAAATGTAATTGAGCAAACAATAGATTTTTATATTGACTCATTTGAAAAAAATACAGCTTTGAAAATAAAAGATTATTTACGTGAAAAAGAACTTTCAAATGATTATACAAATCAAACAATTGGTTCTTCATTCTCGTTTTGTACCTCGGACAATAATCTTGAATCAAAAATCAAAAAACATTTGTTTACACTATATTATGGAAATATATATGGTGATTATAGTACTAATTTATATCGTCAAGGTCTAAAAGATAAACTAGCAAAATCATATCATTTTATAAACGGAAATTATTCTTCAAACAACGAATATGTCTTGGAATGCAATTCACTTTTTAATAAACAAAAAAATTGAATTAATTTTCATGCTCTAAATATTATCAAAAAGATTCATGTTAAAAACGCAAGAACTATTTGATATGACTATGAAGGTTTTTCATCTCCAATTCCTCTAATTGATAATTTAGGAGGACATAAGCAATTAATTAATCAAGTTTCAATAATAGAAACAATTAACGGAAGAACTACCAATATAATAAATACGGTTGTTGACCCACTCAAAGAATTAAAGTTAGTTAATCTTGCTAAGGTATTGATTTCCATTTATTCTGAAAAAGCAACAAATTATGTTGTTTTTAACAAGTCATATGAAAATACTAGAAACGAAGAAATGCTTAAATTGATTAAGCAAAACTATTTTTCAGATTTCAATAATAGTGAAACTATTGAACTTAAAGAATATATAAATTCAATAGGTGGAATAGAAAAATTTGAAAACATTGTAATGTGAATTAATAATAACACTATTGATTTAGCCCAATGTTTTCAAATTTCAACAAAAATCCCAGGAACAGATTCCTCTTATTCAGTTGCTCACTTTTTTGATTTTGATAATGATAAAATCATTGATAAAGGAACGGAAAAAGATTCTTTTAATTTAATTAAACTTCAATTGATTTTTTTAAAGGAATTAAAATATAAATATAGTATTAAAAAAATAGAAAAACTCATTACTAAACAAAATTTAGATCTTAAAACAAAGATAACTCCATATAGCGAATTGGTTGTTAAAAATGGTTCGACAGCAATGGCTGAAGCTATAGCTAGATATGCAGGAATAACTGGTGATAACGTTTGAAATGATACATGTGTAAACTTAAAAAAATATTGCGAAAACGACGTTAAAGCCATGATAATGGTTTACGAGTTTATTATGTTTCTTTTTAGAAGCACAGGATTTGATGTTGATAAATATGAATATCAATTACTTGATGAAAATCTTGAGTATGCATTAAACGAGCAAAATAAACTAATAATTCAATAA
- the rpsT gene encoding 30S ribosomal protein S20 has translation MANIKSKIRSIAKMEEARVRNNAIKSQVKKAIRKAREAVLAKDEKAMEFVANASSKIAWAVQKGVFHPNKGARKQSRLDTFVNKNK, from the coding sequence ATGGCAAATATTAAATCTAAGATAAGAAGTATTGCTAAAATGGAAGAAGCTAGAGTTAGAAATAACGCTATTAAATCTCAAGTTAAAAAAGCAATTAGAAAAGCTAGAGAAGCTGTCTTAGCTAAAGATGAAAAAGCAATGGAATTTGTAGCAAATGCAAGTTCTAAAATTGCTTGAGCTGTTCAAAAAGGTGTTTTTCACCCAAATAAAGGTGCTAGAAAACAATCACGTTTAGACACTTTTGTTAACAAGAACAAATAG
- a CDS encoding ABC transporter permease: MNKFKEFFKRSYVYILLSLFYIPLVVGAVFSFNSNPNKGGFLTTWNKFSLKQWQTLFAQGRDIALINSIIIAVVVSLLVITLSLITVFALYRQKNKMIRGTVTSTANIPLINPDNITAIGLVLVFALFFGVIASDSEGLWRAIIGHTIMALPYGISLMYPRSEKFNLNLYEASQDLGYSKIKSWFKTYFIYMMPSIIMVALVSSFLSFDDFIITRTVSNTSTLGLKLYEGAFEPWALVIGAILLTFTILGNIVYVAFKAKTTKKLYKNKKKLNSNYNTNNLQDTNLTEIIDKND, encoded by the coding sequence ATGAATAAATTTAAAGAATTTTTTAAACGTTCGTACGTTTATATTCTACTTAGCCTTTTTTATATACCACTTGTTGTAGGAGCAGTTTTTTCATTTAATTCTAATCCTAATAAAGGTGGATTTCTAACTACATGAAATAAATTTTCTTTAAAACAATGACAAACGCTTTTTGCTCAGGGAAGAGATATAGCTCTTATAAATTCAATTATAATTGCTGTTGTGGTTTCGTTGTTAGTTATTACACTTTCACTTATTACTGTATTTGCTCTATATAGACAAAAAAACAAAATGATTAGAGGTACGGTAACAAGTACTGCAAATATACCTTTAATTAATCCCGACAATATTACAGCCATTGGTTTAGTTTTGGTTTTTGCACTATTTTTTGGAGTGATTGCGTCAGACAGTGAAGGACTATGAAGAGCAATAATCGGTCATACAATTATGGCTTTACCATATGGAATATCTCTAATGTATCCTCGTAGCGAAAAATTTAATCTAAATCTTTATGAAGCAAGTCAAGATCTTGGCTATTCAAAAATAAAATCATGATTTAAAACTTATTTTATTTATATGATGCCTTCAATTATAATGGTTGCTTTAGTATCATCATTCTTAAGTTTTGATGACTTTATTATTACAAGAACAGTTTCTAATACATCAACATTGGGACTTAAATTATATGAAGGTGCTTTTGAACCATGAGCTTTAGTAATAGGTGCAATACTACTTACTTTTACCATTTTAGGTAATATTGTTTATGTGGCTTTTAAAGCTAAAACAACAAAAAAACTATACAAAAATAAGAAGAAACTTAATTCAAATTACAACACAAATAATTTACAAGATACAAATTTAACTGAAATAATTGATAAAAATGATTAA
- a CDS encoding ABC transporter permease: protein MYSKIKEKVLNNKRLMLLIPYFVVALLLILLPIILIIINAFSPQKSEQGYSDNWELLKALSTWNIISRSLRVGIISAILCLVLGFPYAYFVSSSKSKIFQIYAMSLMLSPMAIFTIARVYSLRTLFVNIFDDNALNKEWFLIVGLTYLNLPLMIMPLYTVLKDMPGNIIEASHDLGNGSAKTMVKVIIPYALKAILSGFGMIFLSSATTFIISAKLLPDGSQNQMIGDIITKTINPGNKYDLSKGSSLVIVVSALFIGIYSLILLLPKLFFKFKKGANYE, encoded by the coding sequence ATGTATTCAAAAATTAAAGAAAAAGTACTTAACAATAAAAGATTAATGTTATTAATACCTTATTTTGTTGTTGCTTTATTATTAATTCTTTTACCAATAATTCTTATTATTATAAATGCTTTTAGTCCACAAAAAAGTGAACAAGGTTATTCAGATAATTGAGAGTTATTAAAAGCATTAAGCACCTGAAATATTATTTCAAGAAGCTTAAGAGTAGGAATTATTTCTGCTATATTGTGCTTGGTTTTAGGATTCCCATATGCTTACTTTGTTTCATCATCAAAATCTAAAATATTCCAAATTTATGCTATGTCTTTAATGCTTAGTCCAATGGCTATTTTCACAATAGCTAGAGTTTATTCTTTAAGAACGTTGTTTGTAAATATCTTTGACGATAACGCTCTTAATAAAGAATGATTTTTAATAGTTGGTCTAACTTATTTAAACCTTCCACTTATGATTATGCCGCTTTATACAGTACTTAAAGACATGCCAGGTAACATTATAGAAGCTAGCCATGATTTAGGAAATGGAAGTGCAAAAACTATGGTAAAAGTTATTATACCTTATGCTCTTAAAGCTATCTTAAGTGGTTTTGGAATGATATTTTTAAGTAGTGCTACAACATTTATTATTAGTGCAAAACTCCTTCCTGACGGTAGCCAAAACCAAATGATTGGAGATATCATAACAAAAACTATTAACCCTGGAAACAAATATGATTTAAGTAAAGGTAGTTCACTTGTAATTGTTGTATCAGCCTTATTCATAGGTATATATAGTTTAATATTGCTTCTTCCAAAATTGTTCTTCAAATTTAAGAAAGGAGCTAATTATGAATAA
- a CDS encoding ABC transporter ATP-binding protein, protein MAIKNKKTSDIIQLASVVKEFSGKKVLDNVDLTIKKGEFVTLLGPSGSGKTTILRLIGGFEWATRGEIKFNGVDIKDLPAHKRNLSTIFQDYALFPHLNVEGNIKFGLKLRKVPKENINDKHIKLLDQKIIQWETKAKENMKKLDKIQQQYEIELKNLKPKTYQFKRRQNWLDDSDFKYSYWESYTDQKKLAFENKFFKRRMTKNEMQSKINEIIELVGLKGNETRNINQLSGGMKQRVALARSLVIQPEILLLDEPLSALDAKIRQKMQVLLRSVQQQLGLTFVFVTHDQDEALELSDRIAVMRDGKIEQYDTPKNIYDYPVNIWVASFIGDSNIFKAKFIGNNRVKLLNQEFKTVHDEDEFAPGTEVDALVRPEDIDITNQTTKTKGKIKGVIKEISYKGSYYYLKVNIDDDNDIYVETAKKFDLNEKVYLSWTIDSIHLMNKDVKWDYSSNVFKN, encoded by the coding sequence ATGGCAATTAAAAATAAAAAAACTAGCGACATAATTCAATTAGCTAGTGTCGTTAAAGAATTCTCTGGAAAGAAAGTTCTTGATAATGTTGATTTAACAATAAAAAAAGGTGAATTTGTTACCTTGCTTGGGCCTTCTGGTTCAGGTAAAACAACAATTTTAAGACTAATTGGTGGTTTTGAATGAGCTACACGTGGTGAAATAAAATTCAATGGTGTAGATATCAAAGACTTACCTGCACACAAACGTAATCTTTCAACAATTTTTCAAGATTATGCACTTTTCCCACATCTTAATGTTGAAGGTAATATAAAATTTGGACTTAAACTTAGAAAAGTACCAAAAGAAAATATTAACGATAAGCACATTAAACTTCTTGATCAAAAAATAATTCAATGAGAAACTAAGGCTAAAGAAAATATGAAAAAGTTAGATAAAATTCAACAACAATATGAAATCGAACTTAAAAATCTTAAACCAAAAACATATCAATTCAAAAGACGTCAAAATTGACTTGATGATTCTGATTTTAAGTACTCATATTGAGAAAGTTACACAGACCAAAAAAAATTAGCATTTGAAAATAAGTTCTTTAAAAGAAGAATGACAAAAAATGAAATGCAAAGTAAAATCAATGAAATTATTGAACTTGTTGGTTTAAAAGGAAATGAAACAAGAAATATTAACCAATTAAGTGGTGGTATGAAGCAACGTGTTGCTTTAGCAAGAAGTTTAGTTATTCAACCAGAAATTTTATTACTTGATGAACCGCTTAGTGCACTTGATGCAAAAATAAGACAAAAGATGCAAGTTTTATTAAGATCAGTTCAACAACAATTAGGGCTTACCTTTGTATTTGTAACACATGATCAAGATGAAGCACTTGAATTATCAGATCGTATTGCAGTTATGAGAGATGGAAAAATCGAACAATATGATACACCTAAAAATATATATGACTACCCAGTCAACATCTGAGTAGCATCATTTATTGGAGATTCAAATATTTTCAAAGCAAAATTTATAGGTAATAATCGTGTTAAGTTGTTAAATCAAGAATTTAAAACTGTTCATGATGAAGATGAATTCGCACCTGGAACAGAAGTCGATGCTCTTGTAAGACCTGAAGACATTGACATAACAAATCAAACTACTAAAACAAAAGGTAAAATCAAGGGAGTGATAAAAGAAATTTCTTATAAAGGTAGCTATTATTACTTAAAAGTAAATATAGATGATGACAATGATATATATGTTGAAACAGCTAAAAAATTTGACTTAAATGAAAAAGTTTATTTAAGTTGAACAATTGATTCAATTCATTTGATGAACAAAGATGTAAAGTGAGATTATTCTTCTAATGTATTCAAAAATTAA
- a CDS encoding ABC transporter ATP-binding protein — MLKIFKIVPGKVKLYFFIGVFLLLINVVTSLLVPMFMSQFIKLIAQGSNSKSADIVLFQKFIIFRGQYDQTIKALIILTLSTVIISFITSLASIIITTWAGNETTNFLRDKLYKKMQKFSLKDIASISQESLITRVSNDVAQYWDFLISSTSTLVRAPLLIIGGTVFALLTDMTLSVSILVIVPILIGLIAFIMIKAAPLMKKNQVVLDEITKEVDENILAARLIKIYNLKDMQEKKFTSTNDKWLKLQVKSNNIFAIGHPFFFALINVVLVLIYALAGIKIWNGFDDYNYLATINIFIEYMFLISFGIVLLSQYLIVFYRAKVSCGRINQVLDFKFTNLFVEDGEYLDKDNKKGYSIEFKDLNFKYFDTSKEKALSDINFKLLPGQTLGIIGPTGSGKSTIANLLVNNFEYKNGSIRIDNKEVNKINSKSLHENVGIVYQEAMLYSGTIRSNLMFAKSDASIDEINKAMRVSCAIDFIQTFEDRLEHPVEQRGKNLSGGQKQRLSIARTLLRTPKLLILDDSTSALDNITTNKLLKGIKDEYDCTTVIISQKINSIKHADLILVLDESKIIGKGKHSELIENNDWYNKVYLNQLQKLEE; from the coding sequence ATGTTAAAAATTTTTAAAATTGTACCTGGAAAAGTTAAATTATATTTTTTTATAGGTGTTTTCTTACTTTTGATAAATGTTGTTACAAGTTTGCTTGTACCAATGTTTATGTCTCAGTTTATTAAGTTGATTGCACAAGGTTCAAATAGCAAAAGTGCAGATATTGTACTTTTTCAAAAATTCATCATTTTTAGGGGTCAATATGATCAAACAATTAAAGCCTTAATTATTTTAACTTTATCTACAGTTATTATTTCATTTATAACTTCCTTAGCTTCTATTATAATTACAACATGAGCTGGAAATGAAACTACAAATTTCCTAAGAGATAAACTTTATAAGAAAATGCAAAAATTTAGCTTAAAAGATATTGCTTCAATCTCTCAAGAAAGTTTAATTACAAGAGTTTCAAATGATGTAGCTCAATATTGAGACTTCTTAATAAGTTCAACTAGTACATTGGTTAGAGCTCCATTGTTAATTATTGGTGGAACCGTTTTTGCTTTATTAACAGATATGACTTTATCGGTTTCAATTCTTGTAATTGTTCCTATTTTGATTGGTTTAATTGCTTTTATTATGATTAAAGCTGCTCCATTAATGAAAAAAAATCAAGTTGTTCTTGATGAAATAACAAAAGAAGTAGATGAAAATATTCTTGCTGCAAGGTTGATAAAGATTTATAACCTTAAAGATATGCAAGAAAAAAAATTCACAAGTACAAATGACAAATGACTTAAACTACAAGTTAAATCTAATAACATCTTTGCAATTGGACATCCCTTTTTCTTTGCGTTGATAAATGTTGTTTTGGTATTAATTTATGCACTTGCTGGTATCAAAATTTGAAATGGATTTGATGATTATAATTATTTAGCAACAATCAATATTTTTATTGAATATATGTTTTTGATTTCGTTTGGAATAGTTTTATTATCACAATATTTAATTGTTTTTTATAGAGCTAAAGTTAGTTGTGGAAGAATAAATCAAGTCTTAGATTTTAAATTTACAAATCTATTTGTTGAAGATGGAGAATATCTTGACAAGGATAATAAAAAAGGATATTCAATAGAATTTAAAGATCTTAATTTTAAATATTTTGATACATCAAAAGAAAAGGCATTGAGTGATATAAACTTTAAATTATTACCTGGTCAAACACTTGGAATAATAGGACCAACAGGTTCAGGAAAAAGCACAATTGCAAACTTGTTAGTTAATAATTTTGAGTATAAAAACGGATCTATTCGCATTGACAATAAAGAAGTAAATAAAATAAATTCAAAATCTCTTCATGAGAATGTAGGAATTGTTTATCAAGAAGCAATGCTCTATTCAGGAACTATAAGATCTAATTTAATGTTTGCTAAATCTGATGCTTCTATTGATGAAATTAATAAAGCAATGAGAGTTTCGTGTGCGATCGATTTTATACAAACTTTTGAAGATAGATTAGAACACCCAGTTGAGCAAAGAGGAAAAAACTTGAGTGGTGGTCAAAAGCAAAGATTAAGCATTGCAAGAACTCTACTAAGAACTCCGAAATTATTAATTTTAGACGATTCAACTTCGGCACTTGATAACATTACTACCAACAAGTTGCTAAAAGGTATAAAAGACGAATATGACTGTACCACAGTGATAATAAGTCAAAAAATAAATTCAATAAAACATGCTGATTTAATATTAGTTTTAGATGAATCAAAAATTATTGGAAAAGGTAAGCACTCAGAATTAATAGAAAATAATGACTGATATAATAAGGTTTATTTAAACCAATTACAAAAACTAGAGGAATAA